TAAGATTAGTATGTTTATCAGGCTCAAGAGTTTAATAGAGTCGATAGATATCGTTAGAGGAGAGTGATGTCAGTCGACTTCACGCATCTTTCTggctaagctagcaggtagtcggGAGGGGGTGTTGACACTGTCTATCTAATTCCATTCTAACAAATAATCTCCACTGAATACAACTATGAGAATAACATTATATTGTCTTCTATAAAATGATAACAAGATTATGTAAGAAAGTAAATTAGCTATTCAATAGTGATAGAAAAAAATAGACTATCTTCGTTTATTTCTATACACAATTTATTataaaagacaaataaaaaGATATAGACATCTAGAGTTCTATTTCTGTCTATCTTTATCCATGATTCattataaaaaacaaataacaagagatagatagagatacACATCTACAGATAAATAGAGATATATGTCTATCTCTATTTATCTCTATTCATGTTTCAttataaaagacgaaaaaatagGTGATAATCCTAATCGTAATATAAGGATATAGTTAGAATGTTTATCTATCACAGATAGACAAAAGTAGATGTTTATCTTTGTCTACGATTCCCTAAtgataaataatataattttttagaaaagataagagaaaaataataagtATAAATAAATACGTTTGAGATCGACGTAGATGAATTAATATGATGAACTAATATTTGTGTCTATTTGAGATAGACATAAGTAGAAATTTTGGAAGGgaaaatttagaatttataaaaaaaaaatttaactcAAGTTATACAAACTTCATgagcttttttattttgttatacgggccataaatattttCGGCATTATTCGACATACATATATAAGTTACGCTTTAagttatatatgtatatgtgtgtgtgtatatacatatatatattatagggAAATTTTCGTCCATATTACAAAccgaaaaaatatttacagcccatgtaacaaaatgaaaaaaacctATGAAGGTggtcatttttcaaaaatattccagatttgcccttctttttatcgtctttcttctcttcctcttcttctttttactaaacttttatttggttcaagattgtgtatagcaaatataaaatatctattttcttttattttttttaaacagttatttggttgttcaaaatcgtgtactaaatataaaagatcttgaaaaaatcgtcatttagatttgggcagccaaatctaaacaactgcccaaatctaaacaatcgtgtacaaaaataaccaaatctaaacgatcgtataccaaaactaaacgatcgtgtaatcaaactaaacgtgtacaaagaatcttgaaaaaaaattgtttaaatttggaacgatcaaatttaaacgatcgtgtaccaaacaatagcaaaATCTGAACGATTGTGGGtcaaatatattacacacgTTGTTAACAGCATGATTGACGaagtatttttgtatttttcattaaGGACTTgtggactttttccattttcgaaattgttttatatagtgttaatattttaccgctttgttatattttttaaaagaacattatatatatatatatatatatatatattgtcgTTTTAGAAAAGACTTCAACGTTATGCACAGCCCCTCTCccatatttttcttaaaaatggGGAAAATGCACATGTTTACACAATTGAAGCTTAACTACTCAAATGCACATGTTTAAGCTTTGACCCACTTAAGTATCTTTCGTATTTACTAGGGGTGACAAaaagaatagcaaaatctaacGTTTACATTGGATAAAtggtaaaaaattaaattaaattgtcaaaatagcaaaacagttaatttccacataataaatgggacaactatgccttaaatgcccctacctaattTACAGTATAGACTcttaaatacaatagtaagaagAATCGAAAATACCCTGTACTTAATACACACTAccttcaattttctattttccctcccaaaaaaataaaccatcttcTGTAAAACATAACATCTTCTGCATGCAACCACTCCACATCTCCAATAAAACCCTagtttttctttcccttttacTTCTTAAAAGCTTACCAGGAACTTCCGTTTTTTAAAGACTTCCCGACGCAATTCCACACTCGCGTCCTCTTCCGTTTTTCCACTGTAGCTTCCTCTTTTATTTTTCCACAGTCGCTTTCTCTTCTGTCGGTTATCCACAGTCGATTTGTCTTCcaccgtcgcttttccaccgtcGCTTTTCCGCTGTCTGCACGCCCTTCGttttttaatcggtttgcaccACCCATTGTGCAAAGTATCAGTGAGTTGTTCCTTTTTCAACATTTGGATTCTTTCTCTGTTTTCTGCATGTATCGGTAAAAAATACCAAGTTTTCAAACTTTTCTTCAAGTTTTCTCCAGTTCTAAGATTTTTTAAACTTCCAAATGGCTTTCCACCCGCACCGTCACTTTGCACcttacaaattttcaaattgcTTTCAAATGGCATAGAAAGTcatgtttatattttaattccttaatttttgtttcctaaaataaagggcaTAAAATATGAACAGATACGCCCTTTATTTTAGGAGTGTTACTTAAGATTTGTTTTGaagttatatataaatatatattgcCTTTTGAGCTTTTTCAAATTGTAtagaatataaagatgaaaAACGGGAAGGGAGATGTCAAAACAAGAACAAGTGATCGGTTAAGAGCCGCAGGGATCACTGGTTCTAGAAAATCATTGGCAACTGGAATTCAAAATCTATCGAGTTCTTCTGAGGAGGTACAAATGCATGTTTTCTGTAATTATAAACAAGTTATAGATGTTTATATGTTTTTCTATAAAtgtcaaataacataaaatatcATGGCAGAAGGCTTCGAGGGCAAGAGGGAGAGTCCAGGAACTTCAAAAAAGAGGGTGAGGACTGAAACGAAAAAAGAGGAGGCCACTGTCCAGAAGAAACAACGGATTAAAAGTTTGGTAAAGTGTAGATCTATTCTCCAATGACTTGTGATCTGTTAGGTTTCAAATAAGCTTTTATTTATATTGTTCCCTGTTTAGGTTTCGAGGAGGCGAGTTTATAGGGGGAAAggtgaagaaaaaaacaaaaagaggtTGAAGGAAAGGTATAACAGTCAAACATTTGTTATGGATGAATTATGTACTTATAAATTCATTATAAATTTAACAAACAGGAGGATATGGAAAGTGAAAGCGAAAAGGAGGACAAAGTacatgaagatgaagaagtggaagaagatgaacaagCTGAAGatcaagaaaatgaagaaaaacaatatgaagaagaacaggatgaagaagaggaaggCGAGACCGTCGTGGGTGAAGATTCGATTTCATCGACGAGTGAAATACCACCAGATACTAAGAAAAGGAAGAAGGCtggagaaaaggaaaagaaagtaaGCAAGTAATTTCAATTTGGTGTATGTTATTTTACGTACATAcctcaaatttttgttttataaacTAGGTGAAGGCTattaaaaaggaagaaaaggcaAGAGAAGATAGAAGGAGAAAGGGAAAAGCCCCGATGAATCCGGAAAAATCTGAGGTATCTATTTCTGTTGTATGTGAGTAATTTAGATACTCTGTATTTGTAGTGTTGCAGATGTATTGTATGGTACTTCTGTTGTATGTGTTTTGAATTTGTGGCTTTTGTCTTTTGTATGTTAGGGTACTTGATTGTATGGGATGTAGTTAATTATAGTGTATGTGTAAATTGGTAATGAAAAGTGTGAATGTGTTGTATGTTATCTTATATTGATAGTgtatttaattatatatgttgaCTATCTTTTATGTTGACAGTGTATTTATCGGTTTAGTGCATATGAGATATGTGTATATGGTGCATTCAAtcaatcaatatttttttattacgaATGTAAACCATGTTCTGTTACATTGTTACATTGAATGTATTCATGGTCTGAGTTTAATTTGTGCTAGTTACAATATATCTTTAGTGTTAATCAATTAAATGTGATAGATATATGTGTGGTTACTGATGATTTTTTCAAATCAATGTTAGGACTCGGTCTACTTAATGTGTTCGGTCTACTTAATGTGTTCTGAAAGAAGAAACGAGCCTTTAAAAATCAATCTACACATTAAGAGCACAGTAGTAGACaaaattaaggaaaatcttGGAGATAGGCTGATTAATAGGTTTAGGGAGGCATATTTGAGCACTTTCTTAACCTCTCCATAACAAACCAATCCTCCCAATTGTTGTTACACCTTATTCAGCGAATGTGCAAACCCAAATCGACTAGTCAACTTCAATTTCTAATAGGAGGAAGAGTTCTGAGGTTTGGATTGAGAGAATTTGTGCTTATAACCGGCCTAAAATGCCATGAGATTCCTTATATTAACCATGAGGATATAAAGGGTGGTGACTAGCTAAAAAGggtatattttgaaaatcttaaaaCTGTGATGAGGCAGTACTTGAATGTTATGTTCAATATAAGTACTGCTGGAACTGATGATGATAGGATAAAAATGACCAAACACTTTCTAGAGAGTTTTTTGATCCCTAAGCAAGAATGTCTAAGTGTAGATTGGGATCATATCATTATGGTAGATGATGATAAAGTATTTGATGGGTACCCGTGGGTAGAGTTGCTTTTGAACTCAGTGGACTTCATGAATAGGGTCGTTTGTAGCAAGGGGCAAACGGGTATTTCAATGGGGGTTTATTTTCTCCATTCTCGCTTGGGCTTACGAGGTAATCCCAACATTAAGTACTCCGCCCAACTTCTTTGCAACTAGGATTTCCAATGAAGTCCCTAGGATTATAAATTGGACAGCTGACACACAACCCAAATGGAAGGACTTAAAACAGAAAGTGTTCGATTCGCCAACGGTATGTAAATCTCGTAATTTGTAGTAGTTCATATATTcataatagttttgtttataGAGTATTTTGTTCATTTTTGAAATAGCTTGAAGTGTCTCCAATGCTCGCAACCCCACCTAAAGTGGGAATGCCATTCTTTGCACCATTCATCGAAGACAAAAAAAGATATACTCAAAGAAGCAAAAGATGAGCTTTGAAAGACCAAGAATTCTAACCACATAGCCCATGTTTCGCTGAATAGAGGCATGCCGTCTATAAGTGAGATTAATGTCCTGAAGAAAATGGTAGAGAAGATTGAGAATAGCCAACAGAGGATGGAGACAAGTGTGGAAGGTATTCTTGAGTTTCTTAAATGTGTggagttgaaaatgaataatcGGTTTGAAGAACTAGGGCATAAGATGAATGGAATAATGGAAGCAATAAGGAGCCAACAATGTAGTTTTTCGGGTGGCCAATACACCCCTGAATCTATGGTAAGCATGTTATGTAGACTTCGATAATCTATGTGCGTGTAACAGAATCTtaacaaatacagtgtatttggtTTGTATTTGTTGTGTAGGGAGCAAGGGCGTTTGAAGAGCACCTTGACAAGGTGGAGGAAGaccaagaagaagatgatgttgaAGATTTGAACTTGGATTCAAGCAATCGAACGATGCTTGGAAAAAGGGATGACGATTAAGACAAAGACGGAAAAGAGCTTATGGATGAAAGTCGAGCAGAAAGTTCGAGAGGGCAAGGTGATGGTCAATCTAAAGTGGCAAAATCAGAGACACCACCAACAGCTGGAGATAAAGATTCTTCGCAATAtaaggtaaagaaaaaaatcaaattgttgCAGATGTGTATAATACATATTATAGACTAATATGTACATACTTGTAATAGGCCACGAAGGAAACAGATGAGGTGATAAACAGACTGATACGATCAATCGATGAAAGTGTTATATATGACGAGatcaagaaaaaagaacagagGAGAAGAACGGTATAGTTGTGGATCTGTGTATGTTTATTATACCAAATGACTGTTAGTTTAATGACTATAATATAAACTACATTGAATTTGTACCTTTAACTGCGGTAGTAGGCTGACTGTTAGTTTAAGTGTGTGGCAATCGATGAcatgaatgtttttttttttgggttatcTACAAGTTGCCACTCGTAATTACTATGTATATGTTGATTACGGTGTTATTCTGAGTAATTATCATTATGGATATCATTGAATATCATTTATCATTATGAATATCATTAAATGGCTTGCTGTGAAACATTTAACATTATGAAGATCAGTTAATGGATGGACAGGTATAATATTGAATGAGTGTATGGTTATTGTATTTAGGCAATTGAGATAACAATTAGGCTGTGTCTAAAATGTGGCCTATAAGGATGTGAATGGTTGTAAGTGTGGTTTGACTACCTATTCCTTAGAAACGTTGTGAATTATTGTATATGAATGGTATCTTTAACTAATACCTGGGAAATATTAAAGAATGCACAGGGTCAATGTTCATTGAATTCAACCCCAAGAATGTTGAGGAACGTGCAACCAGCATTTggcaaaattaaacataaaccACAGATGACCAATGTGATAACATATCTAGTATAAATGTCGGCTCAACATTTCGAAATTGGTAATAACATACTTAATATAGAGTCTTGTTTGCCAATAACTTGTAGATTATAGGCAAAATGTCGAGTAATGATAGGCTTTCAAATATGGTGGAAAATAGAGCAGTAGCGAGGGTTGTTCTAAAACATGTAAGCATATGATCTAGTTATACGTAATTTATAACTTGTTATCCTATTCAGGgactttcctcttttttttttagctgAACAACACAAAGGAAGGGTTGGGAATGAAAAGATCAAATGCTAAAGAGTATAGAGAGGTTACACCAGTTTCAACGGGAATATGGATAGATGCTTTAAGAGGAAAAGTAGTTGCACCAAGGAAGGATAAAGAGAATGATCCTCAGAATGACCATCGTTTGATCTGCATCTAAGTCAAGCTTGATATATTCATTTTATGCTTTTTTGTTAGGGGTCTAAAATATATTGGAATATTCATTGTttttgttgaactaaaatatttgtttttacaAAACTTATAAATTCATGTTTATTTGATAATTGTTAAGTAAGTTGAAATACATTGGATTTTGAACATAACTGTAGTTGAATTTAAAACAGGTCAATACAATGTAATATATTTAGTCAACATACCTAAGAAATACTTTGTATTTAAATGAACAAAAGACCAATCTTATTTGAACGAATCATTCAACCCACTTGATAAGAAGATACAACTATGAATATAGACAATTAGAAAGGAAATATAAACTAATAATCCATTTTACTTCTTAAACATGGCAATTACTAAATGAGTTCTTTACAAGACCTGCAATTGTAACCTTTTTTACCACACATACTGAAACGAACAGTGGCTTTCTTCTTTAAAAATGAAGTAAACCTCTTCTTTTTTGGTCTTCCGACTGAATGTTTAACTTGCGGTGGAAGTATTCCATCATTGCTACCTTAGTGCATATTCCTAATTTGGTTTACACTACCAATAGGACATAGTAGAACTTATCAGTGTACAGGTTTATCAAATTTGAGACATAGTAGAACTTATCAGTGTACAAATGGAGATTAAGATTCCTTGTGGACAATGCTATACATGCATGTGAACAAGGGATCAAATCAAGGTCCCACTGACGACATGAACATGTTCGATTTAAAATGTTGACGACAAATTGTTTCTTACGATGGTGGACTTCAAATTCATGTTGGTCTACAGGATATATCTGTCAAAATAGTACAACAaatatcatttacaaaaaagGTAATTCTCTACACATTTATTGCATTTATTGCATTTATTGAATATTAAATAACTTACATTCATTGAGCGGCTTTCCCTTAAGGATTCTCGAATCATATCTTCTGCATATATTGAAAGTTGTGTGCGTTGGAAACTCCATTTGGTACGACGTTCATAGAACCATTTCTGAACCAAACTACGAATTGATTCTAAAAGTCCAATTACAGACAATTCTCGTTGTTCTTTCAAGGTAGAGTTCATACTTTCAGAGATGTTGGTTATAATAACCTGGTATCTTTTTCTCCTAAAAAATGTCCTAGCCCACCTATGTCTTCCCACTACTTCCAACTCATGCCTCATTGATGGAGATAGTTGTTCGAGTTGCCTCATGTAGTACTCAAATTCCAGTGGTGTATAAGCTCTGGCACATTTATTGAATGAGTCCTCCATGGGAAGTGATTTATGGTTCTTTTTCAAGTTCTTCAACAAATGGAATGCACATAATCCATGTTCAGCTATTTCATACATGGCATTAAACCCATTTTCTATACTTTTGTGAGCATCAGACACAATTACCGTTTCATTATGTTCCCTAAAAACGGCCTTAAGGTTTCGAAAAAACCATGACCATGAAGAATAATTCTCTGAATCAACGACAGCAAAAGCTAGTGGCACAATTTGAGAGTTCGCATCAATAGTACAAGTAGAGATAAGGGTACCAAGATATTTGTTCTCCATAGTTGCACCATCAACAGAAATAACTTGTATGCAGTAGTTCCATGCATCAATTGAAGCAGCTAGTGCCATGAAATAGAATTTAAACCGACCTTCATCATCTGCTTCTTCAGCCGTGTATGTAcctaaaaacaataaaaaaaaagtaattaagaATTACATTGTATTTCTAGATTGATCGTGTGGTATTTGTTAAAATACAGggtatttgtaattttttatacCTAGGTTGTTTCGGATCAATGCATCCGAAAAGACAGACAACATGGCATACGAGTCCTCCGGAGTACCTGTTAGGGTtattttagacctaacattattagattaatttttcCTAACCTCTATCAATTTACTCActaaaatgttatttttatgCAAAATATGAAACGTCACCCCGATACGAGTCTAACGCCACTAAAATCACTTATATTGGagttataacgaagaagaacgGTCAAAAACAAGTTCAAGGGCAAAACCGAGAAATTAGACGAACCATATCGCGCCACGTGGCATCACCAGATCACGCCACGCGTCCGCCGCGAAGTCACGAGTTCGAACCCCAGGCACGcctctatttttcctttcattttccgTGCGACTCGAAATCCGACCCGGCAACCCGATCCGCAAACCGATTCGCGACCAACGCGCCCGCCACGTGTCGCTCCCTCGTCCGCGCGCGCCTCTCCCCCGTCGTGAGTTCGAACCTCAGCAGCTAGAAttcgttttttatttttttttcaattaggCCAACCCAAGACTCGATCCAAACCCATTTGTGACCCAGTTTATCATTTTCCCCAAAATTAACTGTAAAATggaagtttttaaaattaattccacttttttctcccattttctcTTCAATAGAATCCCTCGTATTTTTTTAGGAAAGAGATAAGAAATTCCAAGTAAAAAAAACTCTCTTTCTCATTCAACTCTTGTAGCAAATTCTTGGAACTCTATCAATAAAGATTACTTTTGTTAAATAAAtggattctttcctcaacattttttcaagaatttcatTAATCTTCATGGTTtaaggtaatcttttgagactttttcttgggttaaattaccatgttttctttgagaattaaattcctttctatatcttttcaattttttatttgattgcttgtttccctttgcaatttcttttgaaatttcaataaaacaaataagttttccccatcaatttttcattgaaatttctttacaaattcttaaagtgctgaacttaaattttgatttgcaatggtttgttacgttgaattaattgttgagattgtctttaattttctactaattgattcttgcataacaagtttgaaatgggcattaattttgctaagggtagtggctatcccctccttagcaaatcttaaataggataaattttgccTCAGTTTGAACATGCTTTGGTCGCTTAGATTaatcatgttttaatagagatttggttactttctttttgtaaaaatttcattcttgtaaattcaagaaaagattaattaatcttctttcttttttaatgataagaaacatggtaattacccaagaaaaagtccctctactaaacttgaaagaaaaacttttctTGAATTGcttgttgtcactaatcattCCTTAATAGCCGTTCTTTACTATACttcaaaaattacttccacaaacccccttactttgtgtttctaattttcttttaaatcttgaagttactaatcgaccttgtttgtGAATCTTGAAATCTTGAAGTGCTCTCTAGGGTTCGACActcttcttccccatactactttcaatttccacaaaggtaagaaaggttaaaaagataactttgaaaggtaattgaggtaatccctaaccctcatatttcatctagtctttctctattcttgtattcttttattttagactaggaaGAAATTCTTGTTTTGCACACTTACATCTATAACAACCtatcattttgataacgacttacCTCAAATAACATCCTTCTAGTACCCCTAATGGAATTCAAAGCAATTTCACGTCCTCTCCAAGCTTTATCGTAACTTACGTTCACTCCGTGGTGaattttcatataatttataacatCTGAAGGACGACATGGAGCCTTGTCattcattttaaatattaatttcgtACACTCAGATACAATCCAGGATGTTGCTTGTTTGTGGTCATTCTTCATGACGTCAACAGAACACTGATGTGTATCCGTGAATTTACGAACTATCCACATATCACTTTTTT
This region of Cucumis melo cultivar AY chromosome 7, USDA_Cmelo_AY_1.0, whole genome shotgun sequence genomic DNA includes:
- the LOC127150391 gene encoding uncharacterized protein LOC127150391, coding for MYMFQFHRRFNNLQIISNVDFFPNLEVSVSRLTVYWKDCNNSNLIRIVDDKDVSWIMLVISKFPDNDLLVVVGTAPAKDIGNTPYLSSELPRTEDSRSENVIIDLNAFESSHTDIPIRVGSMFRQKSVLKKAIFDIRCTPEDSYAMLSVFSDALIRNNLGTYTAEEADDEGRFKFYFMALAASIDAWNYCIQVISVDGATMENKYLGTLISTCTIDANSQIVPLAFAVVDSENYSSWSWFFRNLKAVFREHNETVIVSDAHKSIENGFNAMYEIAEHGLCAFHLLKNLKKNHKSLPMEDSFNKCARAYTPLEFEYYMRQLEQLSPSMRHELEVVGRHRWARTFFRRKRYQVIITNISESMNSTLKEQRELSVIGLLESIRSLVQKWFYERRTKWSFQRTQLSIYAEDMIRESLRESRSMNIYPVDQHEFEVHHRKKQFVVNILNRTCSCRQWDLDLIPCSHACIALSTRNLNLHLYTDKFYYVSNLINLYTDKFYYVLLVV